A genome region from Anastrepha obliqua isolate idAnaObli1 chromosome 4, idAnaObli1_1.0, whole genome shotgun sequence includes the following:
- the LOC129245334 gene encoding bcl-2-related ovarian killer protein: MNSDNFGFPTQSERLLQAQNRRKFSFPATLSSASLLEVNQNITRRRLSNVSDVVTRKLSYTIGWKATQIPTQDIISQGRCICGQYIRRRLRRSGLFNKKLGFQRIRSILGTSSMDIVRDVFPAVMVLGDELERMHPRIYTGVARQICRAPSGEFHSAETITLLLGAVGRDLFRSEITWSKVISLFAIAGGLSVDFVRQGHPEYVPKLVDGVSEVIEDELVSWINENGGWLGLNTHVLPVTSNFSPLEWTTIVIGCIFGIFVLYMFLRFIFFYLVPKVYLRLTS; this comes from the exons atgaacagtGATAATTTCGGCTTTCCCACACAAAGCGAACGCCTGTTGCAGGCGCAGAATAGACGTAAATTCAGTTTTCCAGCAACACTTAGTTCTGCCTCACTGTTGGAGGTCAATCAGAATATAACACGGCGTCGTCTCAGCAATGTGAGCGACGTTGTCACACGCAAATTGTCCTATACGATCGGCTGGAAGGCGACGCAAATACCCACGCAAGATATCATATCACAG GGTCGTTGCATCTGTGGCCAGTACATACGACGACGCTTGCGCCGATCTGGCTTGTTCAATAAGAAATTGGGCTTTCAGCGCATACGCAGCATACTTGGCACCTCCTCCATGGACATAGTGCGTGACGTCTTTCCCGCTGTGATGGTG CTGGGTGACGAGTTGGAGCGCATGCATCCACGCATCTACACAGGCGTCGCAAGACAAATTTGTCGCGCTCCAAGCGGTGAATTTCATTCTGCCGAAACGATTACGCTTCTCTTAGGTGCTGTAGGACGTGATCTATTTCGGTCTGAAATAACTTGGAGTAAGGTGATTTCATTATTTGCCATTGCCGGCGGCCTTtcagtggattttgtgcgtcaaGGTCACCCGGAATATGTTCCGAAATTAGTAGACGGCGTTTCGGAAGTGATCGAGGATGAACTGGTATCGTGGATCAATGAGAATGGCGGTTGG CTTGGCCTTAACACACACGTACTGCCGGTGACGAGTAATTTTAGTCCATTGGAATGGACTACCATTGTTATTGGCTGCATTTTCGGCATATTTGTACTATATATGTTCTTAAGattcatatttttctatttggtACCGAAAGTGTATCTACGTCTGACATCATAG